In Bythopirellula goksoeyrii, a single window of DNA contains:
- a CDS encoding aromatic aminobenezylarsenical efflux permease ArsG family transporter, with protein sequence MTEFLLAAGSALWLGLLTSISPCPLATNIAAISYIGRRVDNTRYVLLAGLLYTVGRVVAYVGLAFLLVSTALSVPGVSQFLQKYMHLLLGPTLIVVGMFLVGLIEINIGGGGVSESVKKRVDRLGIWGALALGVLFALAFCPTSAALFFGNVMASLSAGSTILLPLLYGIGTALPVIGFAVLIALGSKKLGEAFNAVSKTERWARLGTGGVVLVVGCFLTIQSLL encoded by the coding sequence ATGACTGAGTTTCTGCTGGCCGCCGGTTCGGCCTTGTGGCTAGGGTTGTTGACTTCGATCAGCCCCTGTCCCTTGGCGACCAATATCGCCGCAATCAGTTACATCGGCCGCCGAGTCGATAACACGCGGTACGTCCTGCTGGCTGGGCTGCTGTACACGGTGGGCCGAGTCGTAGCATACGTTGGGTTGGCGTTCTTGCTGGTCAGCACGGCCCTCTCGGTCCCCGGCGTATCGCAGTTTTTGCAGAAGTACATGCACCTGCTGCTTGGGCCGACGCTCATCGTGGTGGGCATGTTCTTGGTCGGCCTGATCGAAATCAACATCGGGGGCGGTGGCGTTTCCGAGTCGGTCAAAAAGAGGGTCGACCGCTTGGGTATTTGGGGTGCACTGGCTCTGGGAGTCCTATTCGCACTGGCGTTCTGCCCTACGTCGGCAGCGTTGTTCTTCGGCAATGTGATGGCGTCGCTTTCCGCCGGTTCGACGATTCTGCTCCCACTGCTCTATGGCATCGGAACCGCCTTGCCCGTTATCGGCTTCGCAGTGCTGATCGCCCTTGGCTCCAAAAAACTCGGGGAAGCGTTCAATGCCGTTAGCAAAACGGAGCGGTGGGCTCGCCTCGGAACTGGCGGCGTGGTTTTAGTGGTTGGGTGCTTCTTGACAATCCAGTCTCTGCTATGA
- a CDS encoding nitrophenyl compound nitroreductase subunit ArsF family protein, which produces MATSMIFAAVLAVCSVVTPDTTTSDKEQGKSPEHQVVAIYFHRTQRCPTCKRIGAMAEEAVTKGFEKEVENRTVEFHYIDFQDEKNAELAKKYGIETPTLVMINVFEGETVCLTSMPKVWQLVGKPDDFRAYVQDGVARYLRQSKEDAEQERDESKESKE; this is translated from the coding sequence ATGGCGACATCAATGATATTCGCAGCCGTGCTGGCCGTTTGCAGCGTTGTGACACCTGATACAACTACCAGTGACAAAGAACAAGGGAAGTCCCCGGAACATCAAGTGGTTGCGATCTACTTCCATCGAACCCAGCGCTGCCCGACCTGCAAGCGAATCGGCGCAATGGCCGAGGAAGCAGTGACGAAAGGCTTTGAAAAGGAAGTCGAGAATCGCACCGTCGAGTTTCATTACATCGACTTTCAGGACGAGAAGAATGCAGAACTTGCCAAAAAGTACGGCATTGAAACGCCCACCCTCGTGATGATCAATGTCTTCGAAGGTGAAACCGTGTGCTTGACGAGCATGCCGAAAGTCTGGCAGTTGGTCGGCAAGCCGGACGACTTTCGGGCCTATGTTCAGGACGGCGTCGCCCGCTACTTGAGACAATCCAAGGAAGACGCCGAGCAGGAACGCGACGAATCGAAGGAGTCCAAGGAATGA
- a CDS encoding nitrophenyl compound nitroreductase subunit ArsF family protein, whose amino-acid sequence MNAKNLIAAALLLFVAASVAILLGREMRESTTVNSDSAEEQLPENALVVYYFHGDTRCPTCRSIESYSHEAVKSAFAAELADERVQWKVVNYEQPEHIHYATEYEIVSPTVVLVSMANGEVADWRNLMRVWELIGDRDAFTAYIQKEILSMLGS is encoded by the coding sequence ATGAATGCCAAAAACCTAATCGCCGCCGCCTTGCTACTGTTTGTCGCGGCTTCCGTGGCGATCCTCCTCGGACGCGAGATGCGGGAGTCAACGACGGTCAACTCAGACTCTGCTGAAGAGCAACTCCCGGAAAACGCCCTGGTCGTCTACTACTTCCACGGCGACACGCGGTGCCCGACCTGTCGGAGCATCGAGAGCTACTCACACGAGGCTGTTAAGTCGGCATTCGCTGCAGAATTGGCCGACGAACGGGTTCAGTGGAAGGTCGTTAACTACGAACAGCCCGAGCACATCCACTACGCTACCGAGTACGAGATCGTCTCGCCCACTGTCGTGTTGGTCAGTATGGCGAATGGAGAAGTGGCCGACTGGCGTAATTTGATGCGAGTCTGGGAGTTGATTGGCGACCGTGACGCGTTCACCGCGTACATCCAAAAAGAGATTCTTTCCATGCTCGGATCATGA
- a CDS encoding thioredoxin family protein produces MTTIQVLGTGCKKCVSLKENVEAALKDLGVEADVQKIEDINEIVQFGVMSTPALVVDGEVKIVGKVATPEEIRAVLSK; encoded by the coding sequence ATGACCACCATTCAAGTTCTCGGCACCGGCTGCAAGAAGTGTGTCTCGCTGAAAGAGAATGTCGAAGCAGCCCTGAAAGATTTGGGCGTCGAAGCCGACGTCCAGAAGATCGAAGATATCAATGAAATCGTTCAATTCGGCGTCATGTCTACGCCAGCCTTGGTTGTCGATGGCGAAGTAAAAATCGTCGGTAAAGTCGCGACGCCAGAAGAGATTAGAGCAGTCCTATCAAAGTAA